The following proteins come from a genomic window of Macadamia integrifolia cultivar HAES 741 chromosome 14, SCU_Mint_v3, whole genome shotgun sequence:
- the LOC122061127 gene encoding G2/mitotic-specific cyclin S13-7-like, with product MASRTLVPQQPRGAVVNGIGKQKNAGVDRKKRRALGDIGNVVVTNQGVEGKPLQQQLNRPVTRSFCAQLLANAQAAGENKKLAAVVVDGVLVLDEPQAQRGRAAKANNVQAAGEKKKLDAVVIDGVLVLDEHRAQGGRAEKAAPLKVAVKPVPDTVIESSSGTEEENKLQNPVNLRKSKEVEGSLKKKAQTLTAVLTARSKAACGLPNKSKDPIYDIDAADGHDQLAVVEYIEDIYQFYKLNESQFPDYMGSQPDINNRMREILVDWLIEVHHKFELRPETLYLTLYIVDQFLSMESVIRRELQLVGIVSMLIASKYEEIWAPEVNDFICISDKAYTREQVLVMEKKILGRLQWSLTVPTPYVFLVRFLKAAGSDQEMENLVFFLAELGMMRYATILHCPSLIAASVVYVARCTLKKTPLWTERLEVHTGYTEAQLMDCAKLLVGFHLVAAESKLKVVYRKYSNPQRGSVALLPPAKFLLNPQQGAC from the exons ATGGCATCGAGAACCCTTGTTCCACAGCAACCGAGAg GTGCGGTAGTTAATGGGATAGGTAAGCAGAAGAATGCTGGAGTGGATAGGAAGAAAAGGCGAGCGCTTGGAGATATTGGAAACGTGGTGGTTACTAATCAGGGCGTGGAAGGGAAGCCACTGCAGCAACAGTTGAATCGTCCTGTGACAAGAAGTTTCTGTGCACAGTTACTTGCTAATGCACAAGCAGCAGGAGAGAATAAG AAACTAGCTGCAGTGGTTGTTGATGGGGTATTAGTTCTTGATGAGCCTCAGGCTCAAAGAGGGAGAGCAGCAAAGGCTAATAATGTACAAGCAGCAGGAGAGAAAAAG AAGCTAGATGCAGTGGTTATTGATGGTGTACTAGTTCTTGATGAGCATCGGGCTCAAGGAGGGAGAGCAGAAAAGGCAGCTCCCCTGAAAGTTGCAGTGAAGCCGGTACCTGATACGGTAATCGAGAGTAGCTCTGGTACCGAAGAGGAGAACAAATTGCAGAATCCTGTAAACCTGAGAAAATCAAAGGAAGTGGAAGGGTCATTGAAGAAGAAAGCCCAGACACTGACAGCAGTCCTTACAGCTCGGAGCAAG GCTGCTTGTGGGTTACCTAATAAATCAAAGGATCCAATTTATGACATTGATGCTGCGGATGGTCATGATCAGTTGGCAGTTGTTGAATACATTGAAGACATTTACCAGTTTTATAAGCTCAATGAA AGTCAATTTCCCGACTACATGGGCTCACAGCCTGACATAAATAATAGGATGAGAGAGATTCTGGTAGACTGGTTAATAGAAGTTCACCACAAGTTTGAACTGAGGCCTGAGACCCTGTATCTCACATTGTACATTGTTGATCAATTCCTTTCCATGGAGTCTGTCATAAGGAGGGAATTGCAGCTTGTGGGCATAGTTTCCATGCTCATAGCTAGCAAATACGAGGAGATTTGGGCTCCAGAG GTTAACGACTTTATTTGCATTTCAGACAAAGCATATACCAGAGAACAAGTATTGGTTATGGAGAAGAAAATATTGGGAAGACTTCAATGGAGCTTAACTGTTCCTACACCTTATGTCTTTCTGGTCCGTTTTCTCAAGGCTGCCGGGTCTGATCAAGAG ATGGAGAACTTGGTGTTCTTTTTAGCCGAACTCGGAATGATGCGCTACGCCACAATCTTGCACTGTCCATCGTTAATAGCAGCTTCGGTAGTATATGTTGCAAGGTGTACTCTGAAAAAAACACCACTTTGGACCGAAAGACTTGAGGTCCACACAGGCTACACTGAAGCACAGTTGAT GGACTGTGCAAAGCTATTGGTTGGCTTCCATCTTGTGGCAGCAGAGAGCAAGCTGAAAGTGGTTTATAGGAAATACTCGAATCCACAAAGGGGTTCTGTTGCTCTGCTTCCTCCAGCTAAGTTTCTCCTGAATCCACAACAGGGTGCCTGCTAG